The Rhinolophus ferrumequinum isolate MPI-CBG mRhiFer1 chromosome 21, mRhiFer1_v1.p, whole genome shotgun sequence region CACAATCTCCTGGCAGGAGCCTCAGGGAGCCAAAGGGAGAGTAAAACAGAGTCTGAGGGCAGAGTCCAAGCCCCATTTGCTGAGAGCTCTGACTTCAAGCTGATAAAGTGGGcactttttgtttttgatctAGTTTAATCATCACACAGCTGAGGGTGGCTTTCAGCCTGTGGAAGAGGAAGCTAAAGTTCTCAGAGACAGAGAACATAGCCCCAGGCCGCCTGGCTTGCAGGTGGCAAATGATGGTTTCAAACCCCATTCCGTCACGCTCCCAAAACGTGTATTCTTCTGATTTGTATCCTGATCTTAACTCTGGTCCTTCCTGGTAGGAGGCATCAGGGCTGGGAAGCAGGAAGTGTTGCCCGACCTGACCTGTGGTGGCGCTGTGACCACCTGGGCCCACACCCAGGAGGAGATAGCCCAGGGGAGGCGAGCCCAGTCTGGGCCATTACAGGTCGAGGGTTCAATCTCAGGCAGTGGGCTGTgggtccttgggcaagtcactcaatgTCTCTGAGTTTCGGTTGTTTCACGTACAAAACAAGGATAAGACTACCTACCCCAGGAGGGTAGAAATAATTCAATGGAAGCTCTTAGTAGGTGGTAAGTATTCCACTTATGGTGGTGGTCGTGACTGAGCAGTAAGGCTGTTTAGAGCCTTAGGCTGATGTCCCTGGGGGACAGTAGAATCTCCCAAGTGACTGTCCTGAAAGAGCATGtgtattccagtaaaagagtCAAGACTGAAAGAATATAAATAGGATTGCCAGATAAATTTTGCATAGAACATACTCACACTAAAGAAATTATTCATCCTTTATATGAAATTCATATTTACCTGGGCCTCCTGTATTTTTATGTGCTAAGTCTGGCAACCCAGAATACGCTACACATGAATAAAACCAAATGCGAAATTGTGTGGTACACATTGCAAGTAGTGTAGAAGCCCAGACACAGGGCAGAGAGAATAATCCAGAaagctgcctggaggaggtggcaatCAGTTAGGCCTCCAGGCTCATTATTTTGTAACAAGGGAGCCTGTTGCGGAGACGGTATTACATCTTCCAGCCATGCCTGTGCTACCCTGTGCACCCTGCCAGATCCCGTGTCCCAGGTGCAAGCCAACTTTACCTTGCTGGACGAAGGGTCAGGCCCCAGGGTAGAGGTGTCCTGCCAGGCATTCGGCAGCCCACCCATCACCTACAGCCTGATCGGGAAGAACGGGCATGTCTACATGCAGCAGAAACCAACCTATGGGCAGCCTGCCAACTTCTCCTTCCCACTGACCGAGACATCGGACTGGCTCCAGTGCCAGGCTGAAAATGACATCAGTGTCCAAAGCAGCCCCCTCACGCTGGTGCCGCCAGGTGAGAGGGCTCCTTGGtttccagaggggcagctggagcttctgggtaggtgggtgggaggtggaagAGCTCCACCTGGCCGCTGCCAAGAGCTGGGAGGGTATCGGGAAGGAGTCATGCCTACTCTGGCCCTGCCTTAGGGAAGCCCAGCCCAGACACCTCCGCTTCCCTCACAGGACAGCTGCCCCGGGGACCCACCTTTATGCTGGCTGGCAGCCTCACCTCCATTGCAGCTATCACCTCTGGGATGCTGGGCTGGACCAAGTGGACCAGGTAGGAAATTGGTGCTGGATGTGGGGGAGGAGTCAGAACTGTGGGTGGCCTGTGTGGACCAATAGAAGCCCAGGCTGGAGAGAAGTGGGTGGTAGGTTTGTAGGGCAGACCTGCCACCAGGACATGGAAAGGGCCATGTCACTTCTGTGCGACTTGCAGAAGTTTGTTAAGGtcctgccatgtgccaggtgcCTGACTCAGGCTTGCTGATTTATGGCTTTTTGTGCCGCTGACTGCTGCTCCAGCCGCCCTGCCCTGCAGTGGAGTCAGCCAGCCTCTGGGTGGGGCACTCTCCTTATGGGTCTGGAGGGATATTGGGATGCAGCACGATGCCTCTGGGGACCAGGGTGGATCAGGGGCTTCTGCCCTCCACGGGAACCGCACAGGTCAGTGCTTCCCAGCCGGTGACAGAAGGCAAGGGCCAGACCTCCTGGGATCCCCTCTCCAAGACCATCACTTCACTGACTTGTAAAGTGACCAGGGCCTTTGTGTTGCCCAACCCCAGGCACTGCAGGCTTCTCTGTGTTCCACCTGTCGGGCCTGTGGCGGCAGTCACCTCTGCCCTGTCAACTTCTCACGTGCCTCAGTTCCTAAGATACTGCCATCTCCTAGTTCAGCCTCTTCGATGGGCGTTGTCCAGGAGTCTGGCCTCGGCACCCTCCTTGTCTCACGTCAGCCCCCCTTTCTCCATCTGAAGTCTCTGTCCTTTCCAAAGGCCAGACTCTTGAGCAAGCCAGtatcacctctctgagcctcagttttcccttctgGGTATAGAGACCGGGCTCCCACTCACCATGTGACCAGGGACCAGCACTTGCCCTCTTGGTGATTCAGTGTCCCCCTTCATTTAGTGGGTTGACTAAGCCCCAGGTCCCTCCTTCTGCCCCAGGCACTGATGCACTTGACACCATAAAATTCCTGGAGACCTTGTTGGGGGAGGAGGTGTCTGGGAGCTGTGCTTGCTTAACCTGGAGTCTCACCTCTGTCATCAAGGTTGTGACCAGAAGATGCGAGCTCAGTAGAGCCCTCCGGGACAGCCCCCGTGCTTGCCCCCTACAGAAAGACCCACCATGTGAATGAAGAACAAGCATGCCAGCCTGGATTCCTGGAGTCCCTGTGTTCTGTGACCTCAGGATGGGGTGGAGGCTGTAGCCCAGGGACAGGGAGGCCACAGGACACAGTGGCTTCTGTGCGGCCTGTCCTCGCCCCTTCCACATGCGGGTCTGGGAAGAATGTGGGGGTAGATTGCGAAAAGACCCAGCTCCCCCCACATTTGCTCCCCACTTCCCTGGAGTGGCCCCCATCTCCTGGTGGCACCTCCTCTGGCTCCACCCACTGACCTCTGATGTTCCAGCTCACCCGGGAGGACTCAGCGCCACCTGGCCAGCACCTTCTCATTAACCTTACCTGCAATAGCAAAGGGTGTCTGGAATTCCTCCCTCCTCAGCTTGTGGGCCCTGGAGAAGAcacctctccccacttcccacaCAGAGCTTTCCCTGTTCCGATGCTCTGACCCATTTTGGTTTAGAACTGGATTAAACTCTGCCGGCTGTCTGTCACCTTGGAACTTCGGTTCTGTTTGCACACCATCTTGGAGCCTGGAAGTCTGAAGTCACTCTGCCCTTCACAACCCTTGGGGCGGGACCCAGCCAAGGAATTGGAGGGTGGTCTCAACCCCACCCAGGTTTAGCtcgggagaggaggaaggaatgaCAGGCCAGGCAGGGAGGCGGTCCAGGCTGTGGCGGGGGGTTTTGAGTGAAATGGAGAGGCAAGGAGTGGGGGTGCATTGAGCCTGGGTCCTGAGCAGATGACGCCCCGACGGAGGAGGCGGGAGTGCAGGGGCAAAGGTGGGTGCGGTCGAGAGCCGAGCCCTCCGTGAGTCCCTGTCTTCCTGGGGACTCTCTGGCCCCTGTCGGGTCGCGCCGCGGGCCAGCGTAGCGAGGGCCCAGACCTCAGCCCGCCGTGGGGCTGGACGGTGAGCGCTCGGCGGCCGGAAACGCGTCTGCCGCTGGGAACGCAGTCCCCGCCGTCGGGGCGTCGGGCCGCCCGCCCGCACTTTGCCCTCGCTCCCTGGGCCGCGCTGGCCACGCCCCGGGGCGGGGCTAGGGCGGGACGCCCGGCTGGTTCCTTGGCGGtccggggcggcggcggcggcggcgcaggCGACGACGGCGACATGGAGAGCGGGGCCTATGGCGCGGCCAAGGCGGGCGGCTCCTTCGACCTGAGGCGCTACCTGACGCAGCCGCAGGTGGTGGTGCGCGCCGTGTGCACGGTGAGTCGGCCGGGGCGCCGGCGCCGCGAGGACTCGACTCCGCCCCAGGCCCCGCGGGGACGCCGCGCGCCGACCAGCGCGACAGGTGGTGGCTTCCtagggctggggggtggaggaaggacggtgggcggcggggggggggttGGAGGTGGCGCATGTAGGGCCGGCGCGCGGGGGTCGCGGTccgccaccccccccaccccgctcaaCCCCGGGGCGCCGCCGACCCCAGCTCCACCCCTGGGCCGGGGCGCCGGGTGGCCGGGAGGTGCCGTGGGGAGCAGGCCCGTCAACCTGTTGGCAGTAGGAGGAACTTGGGGCAGTTCCAGGACAGGTGACCGGCACGCCACGACTGGAGCTGGGGGGAATTCACCCGGAAGGGGTTTTCCGAGGCCACGTGGGGTGCCGGGTGTGGGTGTAGCGGCCTGGCCCTGAAACAGGGTCGCCTTTCCATTCAGGAGCAGCCCACGGGTCTGCTACCTCACCCAAGATCGCATGACCCTAGGATGTACCCCTCCCCGTGAGCTAGGCAATACCTCCAGCCCCAGGTTACTGGGGTGTAAGGGGTGGTCCCATGTTCTTGGACAAATGGCATCCAAAGCTAGACAGGCAGTGGGCTGAGCCCGCAGTGTCCACACCACACCTGCCTGCGACTGCAGCCTTCTGAGGTGCCATGGTGGCACTCATACCCCCTCCCTGTCTGACTGTGGGGTCTGACCCCAAGAGCAGATGTCCCGTGTGTCAGGATGGCAGTGCCAGGAGTTGGGCCTGGCACACTGCTCCCAGCATCACAGAGTTCCGGCTTCATctcctgctgggggtggggcttgtGACTGCCAGCTCCAGAGCCTATGGAGAGGGCTTTGTGCAGGCAGGCCCGGCAGGACAGGGGAGAGGCTTGGGCCTGTCCCACACGGAGCCAGGTGTGCAGGCAGTCCTGCATCTGCTGacttggggtggggatgggcagTGGCCTTGAATTTGGGGAGGCGACCAGGTGACATGAGGCTGTTCCCATGGGCCTGGAGCCCCTCCTGGAGTCCTGACTGAtgcaccccctccacccccaccccaggacctcCACGAGTGCAGAGCTATAGCCACAGGTCTGCTGGTCAGACCAGCCTGTGTGGGCAGGACCCACTCTCTGCGGGTGACAGACTGGGGTTTCCTCAGAGGGGAGGGTCCAGGACACTAAAGAGGCCCCAAGTCCTTGTAGGAAGAAAGCTGGCCAAACTGGGGAGGCCAGCCTTGAGCAGGGGAGAGTTGGAGGGGCTTGGAGGGTGGGAGTCAGTTCACTGGCATGGCTTTCCCGAGAGGTGGGGGAGTCTTGCATTACCGGGGCATTCAGGCAGAGGCTGAGCGCGGTAGGGGTGTCTTGGGCAGAAGGTGATCAGGGTGAGACAAGCCTGAGTGGCTATGATTTTGTAGGTTGTCTCagttaaaacacattaaaagtgGAGGTGGGCAGATTGCCCTTAATCCCCAGCATGAAGCTAACCTCGATAACCTCTCCAGACAGCCAGCTGGGGCAGGAAGTCCCCTCTCAGGAGATTCCCCAGTCTTTCCCACGTGTTCCCAGTTTAGGAAGCCCCAGCCAGGCCCCTTGTGATCTGGTGTCTGAAGAGGACCTGGCAGAAGGCAGAAGTGAGAATGGAGGGACTATGCACCAGGAAGCAACTTGCGTATCAGCTCCCTCAAGTTCAGAGGGGCTTCGTTGCCGACCTCCTAAAGGGGAGCAGTGGCAGTGGGAGAGGCTAGGGTTCCCCCCGACGTGTGCCCCCCCCGACGTGGGGTTTGTCTGTAGCCACTcagcccccacctctgcccccaggTCTTCGCCTTGATAGTGTTCTCCTGCATCTTTGGCGAGGGCTACAGCAATACCCACGAGTCCAAACAGAGATACTGCGTGTTCAACCACAACGAGGACGCCTGCCGCTACGGCAGTGCCATCGGGGTGCTGGCCCTCATGGCCTGTGCCTTCTTCTTCGTGGTCGATGCCTGTTTCCCCCAGATCAGCAATGCCACTGACCGCAAGTACCTGGTCATCGGTGACCTGCTCTTCTCAGGTATCTGTCGGTGGCACCTGTTTGATCTTGGGAGGGGAATAGGATTTGGGGGCCTCAGTGCCCTCGGGACGGGTGGGGAGCGAAGGGTGCCCAGCCCCACTCGAGCAGACAGGCTTGCACACAGGATTTCTGAACATCTGAAACCCAGGCCTCCTCAGAGGGCATCCAGACCCCACCCCGGCTTCTGTATCAGTGCCCTTAACGCTCCTGGAGGCTTCTGGGAGATCCCTGCCTCTTCCATGGAGCCAACCCCGTCCTCCCGGCCTTCTCCCCAGCTCTCTGGACCTTCTTGTGGTTCGTTGGTTTCTGCTTCCTTACCAACCAGTGGGTGGCCACCAAGCCGGAAGATGTGCTGGTGGGAGCGGACTCAGCTCGTGCAGCCATCACCTTCAGcttcttttccatcttctcctGGGTAGGTGGACCGGGTGGCCAGGGTCCCTGGTGCCTTTGATGAAGGGTAGTGGAGGGCTCTGGTGAAGGGTAGTGGGAAAACCCAGCCTCGGGGCTCCCTGCAGGGTGTGCTGGCCTCTCTGGCCTACCAGCGCTACAAGGCCGGGGTGGACGACTTCATCCAGAACTACGTGGACCCCACTCCAGACCCCAGCACAGCCTACACCTCCTACCCAGGCCCACCTGTGGACAACTACCAACAGCCGCCCTTCACCCAGAATGCCGAGGCCACCGAGGGCTACCAGCCACCCCCTGTGTACTGAGTCGCAGCCGGGGATGGTAAGGGGCACGGGGAGGGTGCCTGGGGGGCACCCCTCCATCCTGAACTCCTCCCACGAGGTTCGCCTCCTGGAGTTGCCGAGCCCTCTCGTCCCATATGGTGCCTGTCGGAGCTCACACCGCCCAGAGAGCCCCTGCCTCCCGTGCCCTGCAGTGCCCGTGCCCCAGGGCTGCCGCACCCCTCCTTAAGGGCATTTTTTTAGAAAAGGGTTtttagttagacatttgtcaCTGCTTTTAATGATCCCCAAGCCCCCCTGGAGTAGCTAGAAGTGCCTGACATGCTGTTTTTTGACAAGTGCCTTAGCTTCTCCCCAGCCCAAAGGAGCCGGGCCCAGGTCCAGGCCATGGTGGCTGCAGTGACTTGGGGTTCTCTGCCAAAGATGCGGCGGGGGGCCTTCCAACTGCTCTGCTGCCGGTGCAGGGCTGGGGCTCCCTTCCTCTTCACTCAGGTTTGTTCCCGCCCCTGGCTCTTGTGCCCCCACCTGCCCGAGAGTGGGCCACCTGTGCTCACTGCCGAGTGTCGCTCACTCTACTCTCAGATCTGGAGTCACCACCCTGTCCCGGTGCCTCTGGGCCACCTCCTGATAGCCATGGGGCAGGGCTGGTGCCCaccccaggggacactgggcagCACTTCCTGCTCTGTGCTCCCACCCCCTGGCAGCAGGGAGGGGCTTTGCCTGACAACACCCAGCTTTATGTAAATATCCTGCCACTGTTAGTTAGGAGGTGTGGGTGCACCCACAGCCCCCAGGCTGTTCTGAATGTATTAAAAAGCTTAGGGGGAAGACACAGGGCGCCCCTTGAGTTGCGTTAGACTGGTTTGAAGAtggaataaatgtttttctcattcataaatcTCCACTGTCATTGGTTGAGCCTGGGGGtaggaggaagaggagctccACTCTGGGGGACACCCTCGGGGGTGGCTTTGTGGAACTTGCATTTTGAACAAGGTGGTGGCAGGCTGCCCCTCCAGCATGCCTAGTGACTGCCCTCTCCCGTCTGGGGTCTCATTCCTCCCGGTGCCCTCCAGCAATAGCTTAAAATAGCAACTGTGCTCAGCTTGTAAACAAGCCGGGTTTTCTGGGCTGCCTTGCCAGGGTCCTGCTGCACCCTTGCTAGAGTTTTGGTGGGGGTACCTAGGAGCTGACCCTCCGAATGCCCCTTCCCCAGTAAccctttccttcctgctcctctcACAGTACAGTAGAGTGAGAGGCACCCTTGGAGGGGCCCCTACTCCCTTTAGAAAAGGCTCAGCACTCCTGGAACCCTTCCCAGAACAGGGCAGGGAGCACGCTTGGCCACTGAGCCCCGCACCCCAGGGGAATGAGCCCATCCTTCAGACGAGGCCAGGGCCCCTTGAAGCAGCTCCCAGCTTCTGTTTTTTGAGCAATGACAGGGAGCTGTCAAAAGTCGGCCCTGATCATTTCAAAATCCTGAGTGAAAACGAATAGCGTTCTGTGAATTGCAGCCTCACCGCTGTACTATATATACCTCAGTGTAATCTGGGACCCCGACCCCATCTGCGTGGGGCACACCGACAGCCcaggcccacccccaccctcaccccagcagATTCTTGCTTCCATGTGAGCCGCCTAGAGACACAGCTGAGCTAGTTTTCTTGGCTCCTGAACTGTCCAGTGTCTGTTTCACAAACAAAACCTGACCTCACAGCCCCAGCTGGCAGCACCGACCACGGCCTCCTCGACTTTCCAATTTGGGCCCCAGGTTCTTCTGTCCTGAAACCCACCCGGGTAGAAGAGCAAGCGAATGTTCCTCTTAGGACATGCTTCACGATCATTTCTCAGTTAAAAAGGGTTGTGGCTAAGATAGCAGTCTTACTAGGAAAAGATCTAGAAAGAAATCCCCATCACATCACGTTGGAGTGTCTACAGTGCAAGCCGGGGAATTCCAGGCATTAAAGAGAAATGTGCTTCCAACAACTGGTACATTTCAATATTAGTTATTAATTTCACAACAGAAGAATAAAGGACCTTGCCCCCAACACCCCCTCCCTTAAAAGACTAGCAAACCCCTGGGATCTGAGCCCCAGCAGGGTTTCACCCATGTGAAGGAAGCTGTAATTCTTGAGAAAGTGACCACCAAAACAGGAAGGACTTTCAGCCCAGAGGGAAGTCCAGGGCACAAGTCCTGCCATCCTCAGGCCGGGAAcctgtcccagacagagggacgGAGCCTTTGTGTGGAACGAGGGGCTGGTGTCCAGACTTCTCAGTAAGAACAGAAACTTAACGGTAAAAGCCACAGAGGGGGAAGAAGCCAGCAGCGCTGATGTCACAGCGTGTGGCCTGCCCTTCACCCTGAAGGAGGAGTGGTGTCAGCAGTAGCCAGCGCCAGCCTGGGGTGGTCATGATGGACCAGCAGCTGGGAAGGGAACTGAGAAAGACCGGTGGAGGGAAATGGGACTGCAGACCGCCAGCCCCACCGAAAGTTCCAAATGCCAGTGAAACGAGCCCCGGTGAAACAAGCCCCGTCTCTCCCAGGACTTCCTCCTCTGCAGAGGCTGCTCAGCGTGCAGGGGCCAGGCATCCGCCAGGGGGCGCTGGCTCCCCCAGGCCTCAGTTGGCGGGGCCGCACTGTAGGACCTGATGAGGGCCAAACGGCTTCCTGGTTCCCGCAGCCTCGCCGGCCCTGGCCTCCCCCGGCTTCCCCAGCGCCGGGCAGTTCTCCTTATCCTCTCTGCTGTCCAGTCCTGCGGGCTGACCTGAGGCCTTCTGGAAGTAGCAGACGCGGCACACGGCGTGGTATTTGTCTGCTCCTCCAATCACCTCGACCTGGCCCGGGGGACATGAAGGGCCTGGATGGAGCGGACACAGCGCCTCCGggccgcccccaccccctccccctcgGAGAAGTCAGGGGGCAGCTACCTCTTTCTCGGTGCCCAGCCTCTTGGTATAGGCGGCTTCGCGGAAGCACTCCATGCACACGGCCGTCAGCTTCACCACGCTCTCCGCCAGGGGCACCAGGTTCAGGATGGTCCCGAAAGCCTACATTCCAGGGAAAGACAGGTGCGCACACTCGCCTCGCTCGCCACGTGGGTTTGCCTTGGAAACCCTCTGCTTCACAAGCACTGAAGCCAGGAAACTCCCTGGACCTTGCTTTCCTCCAGAGCGCCACCCCCTGACGCACAGGGCACCCAGTCTGAGATGGACTCACTCCCCGGCAAACAGGGAGCTGGGTCGGGCTCGTCTGAGTGCCTGGGGCGTGGCCAAGGCCCGTCATCCAGGGAGCGCTGCGTTGAGGAGAAGAGGCTGCCTGTGCACGGCCTGTGCCTGCCAGGTCCCATCCCAAGACCTGGACCAGACGCCTACCTTTCTCTGGAAGGTCCCATCCAGTGCGGCCACGATCACGGTCTTCCCAGCGTTGGCCATGGTCTCGCTAAACTCCACGATGTCAGGGAACTGGAAAGGGTGGGTGAAGGAAAGAGTGAGCTTCCACCCTCAGCAGCAGCTTCCAGTAGCCACGGAGAAGATGCTGCCAGATCCAAGAATTCCAGCACCTGGATCAGCGTGAAACACAAACAGAGACCCTAACCCTCCTACCCGGCCCCCCAGACCAGAGATGAGTGTTCCTGCGCTCACCCCCCCACTGCACATGGCTGTGCACACTCAGGCCAGAGGGCTGCCTAGGGCTTGAACCTGCTCTTGGTCGGAcccattagctgtgtgaccttggcaataACTTCATGTTCTTGAGCCTAAGAAATGGTAAGAAAGGCTGTTGGTATTAAGGATCAAAGTCACTCAATTTATTATGTGTTCTATTTGGCTGGTAGGCAGGTGGGCTCTCTCTgggtttttccatttccttttttaacatgATGTTCCACATGGTGCCAGGATGACACAGCACGCCCTTCTAAATACAGGGCTTGCAGAAAGGCCATTTACTTGGTAAAccaaatttcattttatgtggCCCAGGGCGAGGCTGGTATTTAAACAAATGCTTTGGTGAATTTTCATCGGTCAATCACAGTACCTTCAGTTGAGGGTGTTTACCTGTCTAGATTGGTCTTTGGGTTGGGTGAACGGACTTTGGGCGAAGGGTCTCTCTCCAAGCCGCTCAGGCCTTACTTGGCCTGTTTACTGAGGGTACGAGGTCACTGAGACCTGAGTGCTTAGCAAGATGAGGACCATGAAACTGTTAGAAAAACCAAGAGCAATGCAAGTGGCCACACTCAGAGGGCAACACCCCCCGGGATCAAGCACCCCTGCAGCTCACCCTCCACACTGAGACATACGTCGGGACATAGGCTCTTCCACACCAGAGTTTGAGGACACTAGGAGGGtcctcgccccccacccccaaaactgaTGCCATAATCAAAGAGCCAGTTCTTCCCCCTGAACGCTATGTCCCCTGTTCACGTGCCACCCCCCAGGAGCACTGAACCCTGGGCGCCAGTGGGGGTTCCTGCGCCACCAAAGATAAGGACGGAGCCACCCAGGCATCTGTAGCATTTCTAAATGTCCACTGGTAACCATGTCACTGGCATTTATTGCCATTAGTTTTTTAGGttatgttatgggttgaattgtgtcccctcttaccctcccaattcatatgttgaaaccctaacccccaatacctcagaatgtgaccttatttggagataagaaGGGGCCATTTGGACAGAGACCCAGACAGAGGGAAGACGGTCGTCTACAAGCCCTGACCGGGGCAAGGCCTAGAACAGATCTGCCCTCACAGCCTTAGCCCTACCAGCCCCGCCCACAGCTCGATTGcaggcttccagaactgtgagaggaggtaagctcGAGGGCAGAGACTCAGGTGGTATCCCCAACACCTAGAAAGTTGCTGCCATGGGGCACAAGCTCAGAAAATAATGAATGAGATTGGCCCTTTGACCAGCAGTTCCACTTGGTAGAGAAATCCTAGTACACCAGATGGCAGGCAGAGATGTCCATCGCAGCCTTTCAATGCCACACACGGGACAACTTAAGGAAGATACGGCATATTCGTAAGGATGGGTATTTGCTGACATGGGAAAATGGTCATCGTGTGATATGAGCCCAACGTAGAACAAAATATGCTTCTACAAAGACTGGAAAGATGTAGACCACGTTACATGGTTTTGGTTGGTTTTTCTGGgcagtgaaaagagaaaagcagccccAGCAGCGGGAGCCGGCCCGGCCTGGCACTCACAGCCGGGTGTTGGTGTTACCCTACTGAACATAATTAATTTCACGGAACGTGAACACCAGGC contains the following coding sequences:
- the C21H17orf99 gene encoding protein IL-40 codes for the protein MRLRLLICLATLATSSFSMEREVEITPEISIAYKVLEVFPKGCRVLITCHSPHAPLPITYSLWGSGDTEVAKKTIKTQDPASFSINVTRKSRPDLLTYFCQAAPTRGLRVVSTKLQMYWELWANPVSQVQANFTLLDEGSGPRVEVSCQAFGSPPITYSLIGKNGHVYMQQKPTYGQPANFSFPLTETSDWLQCQAENDISVQSSPLTLVPPGQLPRGPTFMLAGSLTSIAAITSGMLGWTKWTRL
- the SYNGR2 gene encoding synaptogyrin-2 isoform X1, whose product is MESGAYGAAKAGGSFDLRRYLTQPQVVVRAVCTVFALIVFSCIFGEGYSNTHESKQRYCVFNHNEDACRYGSAIGVLALMACAFFFVVDACFPQISNATDRKYLVIGDLLFSALWTFLWFVGFCFLTNQWVATKPEDVLVGADSARAAITFSFFSIFSWGVLASLAYQRYKAGVDDFIQNYVDPTPDPSTAYTSYPGPPVDNYQQPPFTQNAEATEGYQPPPVY
- the TK1 gene encoding thymidine kinase, cytosolic, with protein sequence MSCVNLPTVLPRSPTKTRGQIQVILGPMFSGKSTELMRRVQRFQIAQYKCLVIKYAKDTRYSSNFSTHDRNTMEALPACLLRDVVQEAQGVAVIGIDEGQFFPDIVEFSETMANAGKTVIVAALDGTFQRKAFGTILNLVPLAESVVKLTAVCMECFREAAYTKRLGTEKEVEVIGGADKYHAVCRVCYFQKASGQPAGLDSREDKENCPALGKPGEARAGEAAGTRKPFGPHQVLQCGPAN
- the SYNGR2 gene encoding synaptogyrin-2 isoform X2, with protein sequence MESGAYGAAKAGGSFDLRRYLTQPQVVVRAVCTVFALIVFSCIFGEGYSNTHESKQRYCVFNHNEDACRYGSAIGVLALMACAFFFVVDACFPQISNATDRKYLVIGDLLFSGCAGLSGLPALQGRGGRLHPELRGPHSRPQHSLHLLPRPTCGQLPTAALHPECRGHRGLPATPCVLSRSRGW